The Leishmania mexicana MHOM/GT/2001/U1103 complete genome, chromosome 4 genome includes a window with the following:
- a CDS encoding anaphase promoting complex, subunit 10-like protein, with protein MEELAPSQGSDQVASATSALPESSSSASSAKPSFRILTTPQLAQWVRVHNHMDVGCSGNTVWTVSSAKHGNGVRHLMRHHDLNNFWQSDGVLPHVIRIQLGQLTPVEAMAVYVNSAVDQSYSPRVIRVKAGTHNGDMTEVAKADIGAGQECGWVLITLREMAGDDGDDLGGSASDGGGGVVAGVKAQHQRQEVRPRQRDSGAPGRGRPSGAASSYSPPIPYSEVAAALGHGNRATSSSAGAQTSATVPMIPHNPGNAADRWLWCTLIDIYICENQFNGRDCHLRGIRLMGPRYEELERVSSAHATDTGTCARPLRGGEPLEAAADELQLR; from the coding sequence ATGGAGGAGCTCGCGCCGTCACAGGGGAGTGATCAGGtggcctccgccacctctgccttGCCAGAGTCTTCGTCGTCGGCCAGCTCTGCCAAGCCGTCGTTCCGAATTCTAACCACACCGCAGCTTGCGCAGTGGGTTCGCGTGCACAATCACATGGACGTTGGCTGCTCCGGCAACACCGTCTGGACGGTGAGCAGCGCAAAGCACGGCAACGGTGTTCGCCACTTGATGCGCCACCACGACCTCAACAACTTCTGGCAGTCGGACGGGGTGCTGCCACACGTGATTCGCATCCAGCTCGGCCAGCTTACCCCGGTCGAGGCCATGGCGGTGTACGTGAACAGCGCCGTCGATCAGAGCTACTCTCCGCGGGTGATTCGGGTAAAGGCAGGCACGCACAATGGGGACATGACGGAGGTCGCCAAGGCGGACATCGGCGCTGGTCAGGAGTGCGGTTGGGTGCTGATAACGCTGCGCGAGATGGCAGGAGACGACGGTGACGATCTAGGAGGCAGTGccagcgatggcggcggcggtgtcgtaGCGGGTGTGAAGgcacagcaccagcggcaagAAGTGCGTCCGCGCCAACGGGACAGCGGCGCACCGGGAAGGGGACGCCCCTCGGGCGCAGCCTCGTCGTACTCGCCGCCCATACCGTATAGCGAGGTAGCCGCAGCGCTGGGACATGGCAATCGCGCGACCTCCTCGAGCGCGGGTGCGCAGACCTCCGCCACGGTGCCGATGATCCCACACAACCccggcaacgccgccgacCGTTGGCTGTGGTGCACACTGATTGACATCTACATCTGCGAAAACCAGTTCAACGGACGCGACTGCCACCTGCGAGGGATTCGGCTCATGGGGCCTCGCtacgaggagctggagcgggTGAGCAGTGCACACGCAACGGACACGGGGACGtgcgcgcggccgctgcggggCGGTGAACCGCTGGAAGCCGCGGCAgatgagctgcagctgcgctag